In Anaerolineae bacterium, one genomic interval encodes:
- a CDS encoding sugar ABC transporter permease translates to MTGRQREALDFYIGVSPWFIGFVLFSMGPIIASLVLSFTQWQILASPQWIGLSNYRYLVADDEIFWVSLGNTLYYTSLSVPLGLMASILLALLVNQKVPGTNVFRTIYYLPSVTAGVAVALLWAWILNPNFGLVNYVLSLVGIKGPMWLSSVRWSKPALILMSLWGVGGGMVIFLAALQGMPEHLYDAAKIDGAGTWRLFRHITMPMLTPTIFFMMVTSIIGSLQTFTNVYVMTQGGPGTSTLMYGLYIYQNAFTFLKMGYACALSWVLFGIILALTWLQFRVGSAWVYYEAELRPQR, encoded by the coding sequence ATGACCGGCCGACAGAGGGAGGCGCTGGATTTCTATATCGGCGTTAGCCCCTGGTTCATAGGGTTTGTTCTCTTCAGTATGGGGCCAATCATCGCTTCTCTGGTCCTGAGTTTCACTCAATGGCAGATCCTGGCATCCCCCCAGTGGATCGGCCTGTCCAACTATCGGTACCTAGTGGCAGATGATGAGATCTTCTGGGTCTCCCTGGGCAACACCCTATACTACACCTCTCTGAGCGTTCCTCTCGGCCTGATGGCAAGCATTCTCCTTGCCTTGCTTGTGAACCAGAAAGTACCGGGCACAAACGTCTTTCGGACTATCTACTACCTGCCCTCTGTTACCGCCGGCGTCGCGGTCGCCCTCCTGTGGGCCTGGATCCTCAACCCCAACTTTGGCCTGGTGAACTACGTCCTGTCCCTGGTGGGGATCAAGGGACCGATGTGGCTCAGCAGCGTCAGGTGGTCCAAGCCAGCGCTCATTCTGATGAGTCTGTGGGGGGTGGGCGGCGGCATGGTCATCTTCTTGGCAGCGTTACAGGGGATGCCGGAACACCTGTACGATGCGGCCAAGATAGATGGCGCGGGGACCTGGCGCTTGTTCCGTCACATCACCATGCCCATGCTGACCCCCACGATCTTCTTCATGATGGTCACGTCCATCATCGGCTCGCTGCAGACGTTCACCAACGTATACGTCATGACGCAGGGCGGCCCGGGCACCTCCACTCTCATGTACGGTCTCTACATCTACCAGAACGCGTTCACCTTCCTGAAGATGGGGTATGCCTGCGCCCTGTCGTGGGTGCTCTTCGGCATCATCCTGGCGCTGACGTGGCTGCAGTTCCGAGTTGGCTCAGCCTGGGTGTACTACGAGGCTGAGCTACGACCTCAGAGGTAA
- a CDS encoding LacI family DNA-binding transcriptional regulator codes for MVTIHDVAKHAGVSESTVSRVLNRSPHVTDETRERVLAAVAKLGYTPRSYARAMKGKPSNAVALIISDVSNPFFAALTRGVEDFVQEQGYSLLLGNADRGKAKQRQYVDRVIAAGIGGMIIAPARNTLTDLKRLVRQGVALVIVDWRYPLPFADNVYCDSVDGARRLTDHLLSLGHRRIGIISGPHGDATAEDRVTGYRLALGEAGLPQDQSLIRFGQFTSDSGLRNCRRLLRLSSPPTAIVTCNNRLAAGAYDAIREAGLRVPEDLSMVSFDDVPFVPALASRMTVLAQPDYEMGRSAARLLLERMRGERRPKDRQEVVLPGRLVVRSSSAAPARLPTTA; via the coding sequence TTGGTCACCATACATGACGTGGCAAAGCATGCCGGCGTGTCCGAGAGCACCGTCTCTCGCGTGCTCAACCGCAGCCCGCACGTGACCGACGAGACCCGCGAGCGGGTTCTGGCCGCCGTGGCCAAGCTCGGCTACACGCCCCGCTCGTACGCCCGGGCCATGAAGGGAAAGCCGAGCAATGCCGTAGCTCTCATCATCTCCGACGTCTCGAACCCCTTCTTCGCCGCCCTTACCCGAGGAGTGGAAGACTTCGTCCAGGAACAAGGATACTCCCTGCTCCTGGGGAACGCGGACCGAGGCAAGGCCAAACAGCGCCAATACGTGGATCGGGTGATCGCTGCCGGCATAGGGGGCATGATCATCGCCCCGGCGCGCAACACCCTCACCGACCTCAAACGCCTGGTGCGCCAGGGCGTGGCTCTAGTAATCGTAGATTGGCGCTATCCCTTGCCCTTCGCCGACAACGTCTACTGCGACAGCGTGGACGGTGCCCGCCGGCTCACGGATCATCTCCTCAGCCTGGGCCACCGCAGGATCGGAATCATCTCCGGTCCTCACGGCGATGCCACCGCAGAAGACCGGGTGACAGGCTACCGCCTGGCCCTGGGAGAGGCGGGCCTCCCCCAGGATCAGAGCCTGATCCGTTTCGGGCAGTTCACCTCCGATTCGGGCCTGCGCAATTGCCGCCGCCTTCTGCGCCTCAGCTCGCCGCCGACCGCTATCGTCACCTGCAACAACCGCCTGGCCGCCGGCGCGTACGACGCCATCCGCGAGGCGGGCCTCCGCGTCCCTGAGGACCTCTCCATGGTCAGCTTCGACGACGTGCCCTTCGTGCCCGCGCTGGCGTCCAGAATGACGGTATTGGCCCAGCCAGACTACGAGATGGGTCGCAGTGCTGCCCGGTTGCTGTTGGAGCGGATGAGAGGGGAGCGCCGCCCCAAGGACCGCCAGGAAGTGGTACTGCCCGGCAGGCTGGTAGTGCGCTCTTCCTCGGCAGCACCGGCTCGGTTGCCCACGACGGCATAG
- a CDS encoding carbohydrate ABC transporter permease: MSELTQGHSVLAAPVPARRQHGASKQLRRAARSTILFLLLVVGAVGFLAPFLWMVSTSLKDPKEVYLFPPKLIPSALHWENYRTAWTLLPFTLFLRNTCIITFHNVIATVASSAVVAYSFARLRARLRDPLFLLVLATMMVPFEVTMIPTFIMWSELGLTNNFTPLMLPAWFGTPFYIFLLRQFFMGIPFDLDDAATIDGCSSWGIFGRIILPLSKPALAAVAIFTFVGNWNNFLGPLIYLNRTELYTLAVGLNLMRSTQYGTSLHHLMAVSTVTVMPILVLYFSAQKYFIQGVTLTGIKA, from the coding sequence ATGTCTGAGCTGACACAGGGCCACAGTGTTCTGGCCGCACCAGTGCCGGCGCGAAGGCAGCACGGCGCCAGCAAACAACTGCGGAGGGCGGCGCGTTCCACCATTCTCTTCCTCCTGCTGGTGGTCGGCGCGGTCGGGTTCCTGGCACCTTTCCTGTGGATGGTGTCCACTTCTCTGAAGGATCCAAAGGAAGTCTACCTATTCCCTCCCAAGCTGATCCCCAGCGCGTTGCACTGGGAGAATTACCGCACGGCTTGGACTCTACTCCCTTTCACCCTCTTCCTGCGCAATACCTGTATCATCACCTTCCACAACGTGATCGCCACAGTTGCTTCCTCCGCCGTTGTCGCTTACAGCTTCGCTCGGCTGCGGGCGCGCCTGCGTGACCCTCTTTTCCTCCTCGTACTGGCCACCATGATGGTGCCCTTCGAAGTGACCATGATACCCACTTTCATAATGTGGTCCGAGCTGGGGCTGACCAACAACTTCACCCCGCTCATGCTTCCGGCCTGGTTCGGCACCCCGTTCTACATATTCCTGCTCCGCCAGTTCTTCATGGGTATCCCATTCGACCTGGACGATGCCGCCACTATTGACGGTTGTTCCAGCTGGGGCATCTTCGGCCGCATCATCTTGCCGCTCTCGAAGCCGGCCCTGGCGGCGGTGGCTATCTTCACCTTCGTGGGCAACTGGAACAACTTCCTGGGTCCGTTGATATACCTCAATAGGACCGAGCTCTACACCCTCGCAGTGGGGTTGAACCTGATGCGGAGCACCCAGTACGGCACGTCTCTACACCACCTGATGGCAGTCTCCACTGTGACCGTCATGCCCATTCTCGTCCTTTACTTCTCCGCCCAGAAGTACTTCATCCAGGGGGTCACGCTCACTGGCATCAAGGCCTGA
- a CDS encoding NAD(P)-dependent oxidoreductase: MARVLVTGAAGQVGSRLVRQLLARDHEVRGLILPDDPARSRLDGLEIEVVAGDLMDPETAEKAVAGVDAVVHTANLVGPLPGMSESQFFDNNVRTTFHMARAAARVADRLQRFVHISSSAVYPNDSQQLRPCYSPIDEAHPLRPRGVYALSKLIGEHILSATSRETGLPVAFIRPSGIVSGTAVLGRWTVGFVSKMLRVGQATPEGELYMADGTELWHALDAAAESDRQPCAITDTQGRPWMYRLADARDVAHACVCALESPAAVGEAFNAAAPEPIYYTEAAEALSEAIGMPVVKWQVPVRWVFDLSITKARSLIGYKPRWGIRQMIADAIAVQRGESDGMSWD, encoded by the coding sequence ATGGCAAGGGTTCTGGTGACCGGGGCCGCGGGCCAGGTCGGCTCGCGGCTGGTGCGACAACTGCTGGCCCGTGATCACGAGGTCAGGGGCCTCATCCTGCCGGACGACCCGGCCCGAAGTCGCCTGGACGGGCTCGAGATCGAGGTCGTTGCCGGCGACCTGATGGATCCCGAGACGGCAGAGAAGGCCGTGGCTGGCGTAGACGCCGTGGTGCACACGGCCAACCTGGTGGGGCCGCTGCCCGGCATGTCGGAGAGCCAGTTCTTCGACAACAACGTTCGCACCACCTTCCACATGGCTCGGGCTGCCGCGCGCGTGGCTGACCGGCTTCAGCGTTTCGTACACATCAGCTCCTCCGCCGTCTACCCCAACGACAGCCAGCAGCTGAGACCATGCTACAGCCCCATAGATGAGGCCCATCCTCTGCGGCCGCGGGGGGTCTACGCGCTGAGCAAGCTCATAGGAGAGCACATCCTGAGTGCTACCAGCCGCGAGACGGGCCTGCCGGTGGCCTTCATCCGGCCCTCGGGCATCGTGTCCGGCACGGCCGTCTTGGGCCGATGGACCGTTGGCTTTGTCTCCAAGATGCTGCGCGTCGGTCAGGCGACGCCCGAGGGGGAGCTGTACATGGCCGACGGAACGGAGCTTTGGCACGCTCTGGACGCAGCGGCCGAGTCCGACCGGCAGCCGTGTGCCATCACCGATACCCAAGGGCGGCCGTGGATGTACCGGCTGGCAGACGCACGGGACGTGGCTCACGCCTGTGTCTGCGCCCTGGAAAGCCCGGCGGCCGTGGGCGAGGCCTTCAACGCCGCTGCACCTGAGCCCATCTACTACACCGAAGCGGCGGAGGCGCTTTCCGAGGCCATCGGAATGCCGGTGGTGAAGTGGCAAGTGCCGGTGCGCTGGGTCTTCGACCTGTCCATCACCAAAGCTAGGTCGCTGATCGGCTATAAGCCTCGGTGGGGCATCCGCCAGATGATTGCCGATGCCATAGCGGTGCAAAGGGGCGAGAGCGATGGTATGTCCTGGGACTGA
- a CDS encoding sugar ABC transporter substrate-binding protein, with amino-acid sequence MATSPRLITRRRVLLASAAAAGGGLLAACAATPQVVEKVVEQTVVVKETVVVEKEVPAAAGQPVIMTAHFTWSPVYEPRIKEWNDRFMEANPGIAVAIVWEPWSEWQTKILTLAAAGQMPELVAVHISRAQVLSKQGAILPLDEWIAADPEFDVGDYYPASLEMFTWQDKLYGFPWDWGASVLRYNRDLFDAAGAAYPTEDWTFDDLLDTAKTLTQGDVWGYLGLPSGSNESGPAHLGPWGGAFVNDDETECLVDTEESQAALQYWADLRLVHKVHPMPADQELLTAIGARPFLSGKIAMEWAAPWDAQLYIESAAFKWDLAPWPIGPVTRITGAAGSGYSIGRDTKHPNEAWKYLRWFASAEGLGFLFGEKATSLPSRRSLADRFLSAVSSIEHGYYWVEALDYSTLGRPILTPAREFFEIVRREYELLFLGEKSVAEAATAICTDAAPVLAQNKPA; translated from the coding sequence ATGGCTACTTCTCCTAGGCTGATCACGCGCAGGCGGGTACTTCTGGCCAGCGCTGCCGCTGCCGGGGGCGGGCTCTTGGCAGCCTGTGCCGCGACGCCGCAGGTGGTCGAGAAAGTGGTCGAGCAGACCGTTGTGGTCAAGGAGACCGTAGTAGTCGAGAAGGAGGTACCAGCCGCGGCGGGACAACCCGTCATCATGACGGCGCACTTCACCTGGAGCCCTGTGTACGAGCCCCGCATCAAGGAGTGGAACGATCGGTTCATGGAGGCCAACCCAGGCATAGCAGTAGCCATAGTCTGGGAGCCCTGGAGCGAATGGCAGACCAAGATCCTCACCCTCGCGGCAGCCGGGCAGATGCCGGAGCTCGTAGCTGTCCATATCAGCCGGGCGCAGGTGCTATCTAAGCAAGGAGCGATCCTACCGCTCGACGAGTGGATTGCCGCGGACCCAGAGTTCGATGTGGGAGACTACTATCCTGCCTCGCTCGAGATGTTCACCTGGCAGGACAAGCTCTACGGCTTCCCGTGGGACTGGGGGGCCTCCGTTCTTCGGTACAACCGAGACCTCTTCGACGCAGCCGGTGCCGCCTATCCCACCGAGGACTGGACCTTCGATGACCTGCTAGACACGGCTAAGACCCTCACTCAAGGTGACGTCTGGGGTTACCTCGGGCTCCCCAGTGGGAGCAACGAGAGTGGCCCAGCGCACCTGGGACCGTGGGGCGGCGCCTTCGTCAATGATGATGAAACCGAGTGCCTGGTGGACACCGAGGAGTCCCAAGCCGCTCTCCAATACTGGGCTGACCTGAGGCTGGTGCACAAGGTACATCCCATGCCGGCCGACCAGGAGCTGCTCACCGCGATAGGGGCCAGGCCCTTCCTGTCGGGAAAGATTGCCATGGAGTGGGCCGCGCCCTGGGACGCACAGCTCTACATCGAGAGCGCCGCCTTCAAATGGGATCTGGCCCCCTGGCCCATCGGGCCAGTGACTAGGATCACCGGTGCCGCCGGCAGCGGCTACTCGATCGGGCGAGACACGAAGCATCCGAACGAGGCCTGGAAGTACCTGCGATGGTTCGCCAGTGCCGAAGGTCTGGGCTTCCTGTTCGGAGAGAAGGCCACGTCCCTCCCGAGCCGACGGTCTCTGGCGGACAGGTTCCTCAGCGCCGTATCATCCATCGAACACGGCTACTACTGGGTGGAAGCTCTGGACTACTCAACGCTGGGCCGACCCATCCTTACTCCGGCGCGCGAGTTCTTCGAGATCGTGCGCCGCGAGTACGAGTTGCTGTTCCTGGGAGAGAAATCCGTGGCGGAGGCGGCCACCGCGATCTGCACCGATGCCGCGCCGGTGCTGGCTCAGAACAAACCGGCCTAG
- a CDS encoding hybrid sensor histidine kinase/response regulator, producing the protein MASLDVAERVPYPSESGARPGEEELCIPSLKGVWLVWAASCALLWLLLGNRPSSATLLWAVSGLVLSLLGALLLSGRYPRMGSLVLLGGVTATVLVAAAVSHMPLPLMYLSVPVLAAGALLGPMVSLLWAGLTMALVLGAGFGGEIPAHSLFLLALVGLTAWAGFGPQRSLLFVAWDRGTTAEALMDRLRRERGELNKTIKSLDLSYQLLEKTNRELAIARREADVLRDLRNRFATNVSHELRTPLNIVLGFANVIYRNPQLYGLDRWPDALLRDLAQIQRNARHLSQLVDDVIDLARVDALAMPIRRERAQIEAVIQEAVESVASMAEEKGLQLDVACQEGLPEVSMDRLRIRQVLYNLLSNAVRYTDQGRVSVQARYDRSELVVSVSDTGRGIPAAELADIFDEFYQVGRPKTGPEAGKGLGLAIARRLVQLHGGRIWAESEVGRGSTFHFTLPLSGVTVSRLKAPIGPPPVRRRLAPTVLVLSQDDSAALYLSRRVEGYHFRHADCLDAAEVALEESRAMAVVVDDSLGISPSEVRHRLGTCGCPSVPVVGCPLPSTRWISGGDDFAAVITKPITSEGLLKVLDQVLPEAEANSRPRLLLVDDDRGFVELVKRLLQVAGRDYLTEGAYTGREALRKMARARPACVLLDLVLPEMNGFEVAAAMREDPGLGQVPVIAITAATPGEDNLATQGATLTLALPDRFRPGELAALLSAILELASERSPTPDNGAEPEVALPARSV; encoded by the coding sequence TTGGCCAGCCTCGACGTAGCCGAGCGTGTCCCCTATCCGTCGGAGAGCGGCGCACGGCCGGGAGAAGAGGAGCTGTGCATCCCTTCGCTCAAGGGGGTGTGGCTGGTCTGGGCCGCCTCCTGCGCCCTGCTCTGGCTTCTCCTGGGTAATCGACCCTCGAGCGCTACCCTTCTCTGGGCAGTGTCAGGACTGGTGCTCTCGCTGCTGGGAGCCCTCCTGCTCAGCGGCCGGTACCCCAGGATGGGGTCTCTGGTGCTGCTCGGGGGCGTGACGGCTACGGTACTGGTGGCGGCAGCCGTCAGCCATATGCCGCTCCCGCTCATGTACCTGAGTGTGCCCGTCCTGGCTGCCGGTGCGCTCCTGGGCCCGATGGTGTCGCTGCTCTGGGCCGGCCTGACCATGGCTCTGGTGCTGGGGGCGGGCTTTGGCGGCGAGATCCCGGCTCATAGCTTGTTCCTGCTGGCCCTGGTGGGTCTGACCGCATGGGCAGGCTTTGGCCCCCAGAGATCGCTCCTGTTCGTGGCCTGGGACCGGGGCACGACGGCAGAAGCACTCATGGACCGGCTGCGGCGGGAACGCGGCGAGCTCAATAAGACCATCAAGTCTCTCGATCTCTCCTACCAACTGCTGGAGAAGACCAACCGCGAACTCGCCATCGCCCGCCGAGAGGCGGACGTTCTGCGCGACTTGCGCAACCGCTTCGCCACCAACGTGAGCCACGAGCTGCGCACCCCGCTCAACATAGTGCTCGGCTTCGCCAACGTGATCTACCGTAACCCTCAACTCTATGGCCTGGATCGCTGGCCCGACGCTCTCCTGCGTGACCTGGCCCAGATCCAGCGCAACGCTCGCCACCTCTCCCAGTTGGTGGACGACGTGATTGACCTGGCCCGAGTGGATGCCCTAGCCATGCCCATCAGGCGCGAACGGGCGCAGATAGAGGCGGTCATCCAGGAGGCAGTGGAAAGCGTAGCTTCCATGGCAGAGGAGAAGGGACTCCAGCTCGACGTCGCCTGCCAGGAGGGCCTGCCTGAGGTCTCCATGGATCGCCTGCGCATCCGACAGGTCCTCTACAACCTGCTGTCCAATGCCGTCCGCTACACCGACCAGGGGCGGGTCTCGGTCCAGGCCCGCTATGATAGGTCCGAGCTCGTGGTCTCGGTGAGCGACACCGGCCGAGGCATTCCAGCGGCCGAGCTGGCCGACATCTTCGATGAGTTCTATCAGGTGGGCAGGCCCAAGACGGGCCCGGAGGCGGGCAAGGGGCTGGGATTGGCCATAGCCAGGAGGCTGGTGCAACTTCACGGTGGCCGCATCTGGGCCGAGAGCGAGGTGGGCCGGGGCAGCACCTTCCACTTCACCCTGCCCCTCTCCGGCGTCACCGTGTCGCGCCTGAAGGCCCCGATCGGGCCACCGCCGGTCAGGCGCCGCCTGGCGCCGACCGTTCTGGTACTGAGTCAGGACGATTCGGCAGCGCTCTATCTCAGTCGGAGGGTAGAAGGGTACCACTTCCGGCATGCCGACTGCCTGGACGCGGCAGAGGTAGCCCTCGAGGAGAGCCGGGCCATGGCGGTCGTGGTGGACGACAGCCTGGGCATATCCCCGTCCGAGGTCAGGCATCGGCTGGGGACGTGTGGCTGCCCATCGGTGCCGGTAGTGGGGTGTCCTCTGCCCAGCACCCGCTGGATATCGGGAGGAGACGATTTCGCCGCCGTGATCACTAAGCCCATCACCAGCGAGGGCTTACTCAAAGTGCTCGACCAGGTTCTGCCCGAGGCCGAAGCCAACTCGCGCCCCAGGCTTCTCCTGGTGGACGACGACAGGGGGTTCGTAGAGCTGGTGAAGCGGCTGCTCCAGGTGGCGGGGAGAGACTACCTCACGGAGGGTGCCTACACCGGCCGGGAGGCGCTGCGGAAGATGGCCCGGGCCAGGCCGGCGTGCGTGCTGCTCGATCTGGTGCTTCCCGAGATGAACGGCTTCGAGGTGGCGGCTGCTATGCGAGAGGATCCAGGGCTGGGGCAGGTACCGGTCATCGCCATCACGGCGGCCACGCCTGGAGAGGACAATCTGGCTACTCAGGGTGCGACCCTGACGCTGGCCCTGCCGGACCGATTCCGGCCCGGCGAGCTCGCTGCTCTCCTGAGCGCCATCCTTGAGTTGGCCAGCGAGCGCTCGCCTACTCCAGACAACGGTGCAGAGCCAGAAGTAGCTCTGCCTGCGAGATCGGTTTGA
- a CDS encoding sugar phosphate isomerase/epimerase — protein sequence MVCPGTEPRFSCWDGTWTGAAREYSLREILAEIKQAGYDGAELGSSLAFLGDPEDLRELLADLNLALATLVVPTLAPDARQRVDYAARFGVTVLMVGGGTRPKGRPVEKRDVEPYARALGQLAGYAARYGMELAQHTHPGAITGTTEEALMLLDMVPDSVGVTADTAHLQQAGSDPVAAIGRFGDRLKHLHLKDYRAATDELLELGRGEVDLAGVMAACRSVGYRGWYSVELDRSSTTPLESARLSRQFLVQMGY from the coding sequence ATGGTATGTCCTGGGACTGAACCGCGCTTCAGCTGCTGGGACGGCACCTGGACCGGCGCTGCGCGAGAGTACTCGCTGAGGGAGATCCTAGCGGAAATCAAGCAGGCGGGTTACGATGGAGCCGAGCTCGGCAGTTCGCTTGCCTTTCTGGGCGACCCCGAAGACCTCCGGGAGTTGCTGGCCGACCTGAACCTGGCTCTAGCCACCCTGGTAGTACCCACCCTGGCACCGGACGCACGTCAGCGAGTGGATTACGCCGCTCGCTTCGGCGTGACGGTTCTGATGGTAGGCGGTGGGACCCGCCCCAAGGGTCGTCCAGTGGAGAAGCGCGACGTGGAGCCGTACGCTCGTGCCCTTGGTCAGTTGGCGGGGTACGCCGCGCGGTATGGGATGGAACTGGCACAACACACCCACCCGGGCGCCATCACCGGGACCACCGAGGAGGCCCTGATGCTGCTGGACATGGTGCCGGATTCGGTGGGTGTCACCGCGGACACAGCTCACCTCCAGCAGGCAGGCAGCGATCCGGTTGCGGCGATCGGGCGCTTCGGGGATCGGCTCAAGCACCTGCATCTGAAGGACTATCGGGCTGCCACCGACGAGTTGCTGGAGCTGGGTCGGGGAGAGGTGGACCTGGCAGGAGTGATGGCAGCCTGCCGCAGTGTCGGGTATCGAGGGTGGTACAGCGTGGAGCTTGACCGCTCCAGCACCACACCACTGGAGAGCGCACGGCTCAGCCGGCAGTTCCTGGTCCAGATGGGCTACTGA